One genomic region from Croceicoccus sp. YJ47 encodes:
- the rbfA gene encoding 30S ribosome-binding factor RbfA — MARNSSSGAASGEQQSVRVLKVGERVRHILSELLARGEAHDDTLSSTSVSVTEVRMSPDLRQAKVYVKPLLGAEEDAVVKALQVNTAFFQKEVAKRLGLKFAPKLQFRGDETFDEAGRIDRLLNDPRVRRDLGDE; from the coding sequence TTGGCACGCAACTCATCATCCGGCGCCGCATCCGGCGAACAGCAATCGGTCCGCGTCCTCAAGGTGGGCGAACGGGTGCGGCACATATTGTCCGAACTGCTCGCCCGCGGGGAGGCGCATGACGACACGCTGTCGTCCACGTCGGTCAGCGTGACCGAGGTGCGCATGTCGCCCGATCTCCGTCAGGCGAAAGTCTATGTGAAACCGCTGCTCGGCGCCGAGGAAGATGCGGTGGTGAAGGCGTTGCAGGTCAACACGGCCTTCTTCCAGAAGGAAGTCGCCAAACGGCTCGGCCTGAAATTCGCGCCGAAATTGCAGTTCCGCGGCGACGAGACATTCGACGAGGCCGGGCGAATCGACCGCCTCTTGAACGATCCGCGCGTTCGCCGCGATCTCGGCGACGAATAG
- a CDS encoding thymidine kinase, protein MAKLYFYYASMNAGKSTTLLQADFNYRERGMATMLWTAAVDDRAAGMPIASRIGLEADAHRFGADTDLAADIRDRHARATLACVLIDEAQFLTQVQVWQLADVADEANIPVLCYGLRTDFQGELFPGSAALLGIADALIELKAVCHCGRKASMNLRVDAEGRAVQSGAQTEIGGNDRYVALCRRHFSAALRGGAAVPTAEDMR, encoded by the coding sequence GTGGCGAAGCTCTATTTCTACTACGCCAGCATGAATGCCGGCAAATCGACCACGCTGCTGCAGGCCGATTTCAACTATCGCGAGCGGGGCATGGCGACGATGCTGTGGACCGCGGCGGTGGACGACCGCGCCGCCGGCATGCCGATTGCCAGCCGCATCGGGCTGGAGGCGGATGCCCACCGGTTCGGCGCCGATACCGACCTCGCCGCCGATATACGCGACCGCCATGCGCGCGCGACGCTTGCCTGCGTGCTGATCGACGAGGCGCAATTCCTGACGCAGGTGCAGGTCTGGCAATTGGCGGATGTCGCGGACGAGGCGAATATCCCCGTGCTCTGCTACGGCCTGCGCACCGATTTTCAGGGGGAATTGTTTCCCGGATCGGCGGCGCTTCTCGGAATTGCGGATGCGCTGATCGAGTTGAAGGCGGTGTGCCATTGCGGGCGCAAGGCCTCGATGAACCTGCGCGTCGATGCCGAAGGGCGCGCGGTACAGAGCGGCGCGCAGACCGAGATCGGCGGCAACGACCGCTATGTCGCGCTGTGCCGCCGGCATTTCAGCGCGGCGCTGCGCGGGGGCGCGGCGGTGCCTACCGCCGAAGACATGCGATAA